The genomic interval aaactgacttggaggagagtagtacaacatgacccatGACCTAGaagaggatttaatccaaaatcgtttagagcagagaaagagaattcatatagctgacttcaataaatttttgggataaaagcttagttgagatGAGTTGAGTATAAAAGTTACTTTTGTAAGCACCATCTATATGAGGGTGTATTTTCTCCTGATGAAACAATATTCTGCCGTGCTTATCAGGACATTCAGGAAGGACTTAATCTTGATTTAGTATTACCGGAGGTACTGCAGAATTTCTTCAATCTAGAGCAATATCCTCTGCTTAAGGAACTTGGTCATAGTTTCGAGGTATGCTTGCTTTCTGGAAGTGAAAAATTGTCCAGCATGAGATTACTGTGCATGCTTAGCGAAAACCTTTCATTGTGCAAGTGGAGCCTCATCTTTTGTTCAATAAGTGATGCTATGGAAAAGAATAGTTCATGGTAGGGAAGGTGAAATTGTATAGATGCTCAACTTGACCATAGCTATTTTTTGTGCAGAGGTTTCAGGGAAAAACTGTTGGCAGATCCCAAATTCTTGCATAGATTAGCTATAGAAGAGGCCATATCAATCACCACTACTCTCTAAGCACAGTATGAAAGGTGTAAAGAAAATTCCTTTGAAGAGCTTGACTATGTTATTACAGACACTGTCAGGGGAATAGTGGTTATTTTTTTACTGTGTGGCTTCCTGCCCCAACTCTGTCGTTCCTTTCATATGCTGATGAGAGGAATAGGCCTGACAACAAGGAGTTTTTGAAGGGTCTTCTTGGATCTATTCCTGATAATGCATTTCAAAAAAATCTTCCAGGGAaggactggaatctcagtcacaGATTTGCATCAGTGCTTTTTGGTGGTCTGAAACTCTCTTGTGGTGGATTTATCTCCGGTGTTGGGGCTGTGGCTGCCTCGAGTATTTTGCATGCAATTCGCAAATTAATTAACCTAGCATTGGTTACTAATCAACGAACTAAAAGATCACCGATACTTAAAACAGCAGTTGTTTATGGATGCTTCCTAGGAACATCAGCAAATCTGCGATACCAGGCGAagaataaagatttttttttttttgctgcgtGATATTTGATTTGTCATTTGCATTATAAAACATTCTACAAATCACATTTGGCGAAAGATtaaatttatctatttaattctTGTATTAAATTGAGTTAAATTCATGAGTTTAGTATCTGCAGTGCCTCTGGTGATCCATTTCAAATTGAGTTAAAGTCTAATACAAGAATTTTTTGAAATAAGGTGAAAGATTTATAGTTCATTGCTAGTCCACAATGCATGAACGTGTGGGTTAGAACCATGTGCTGtgttctttttaaattttaatagcaTACTTGTGCTAGAGCTTCAAGTAAGGCTGGCAAAGCGACAATACTTCAATGCTACAGTATTTATTATCTTTTTTGTTCCAAAATGAAATGCAAAGGGCACTAAACAGCGGGGATGCACTCCCACAACCACCAAAACCTCGCTCTTGCAGGTAAACCCTTGTTGCGCCCAATCCCCCTTCGATCCTTTTAAAAGAAAGCTGTGTAGGCCAATAATTAGAGGCTTAGAGATTGAGAAGCTTACATGATGCTTATGTTTCTAAATTCTTTTAAGTATTTgtttaatattttaacaattatcatGCAGATTATTGCTGGAATAGTCGAGCATCGGATTTCTGATGCATTTGCTTCTCAGACATTACTTGTAGATATGCTATCATTTGTTGTTCGGACAATAAACTCCTACTGGGGAACCCAGGTTAGAACCCTCTTGACTTACCGCAAGTTCTAGCATAAGCATAGCTAGAAGTCATGACTTCACCGATTTATAAACTattatggaagtaattaaagtaaGACATTTTCTTGGAAAACTATAGTCAAAGATGATTAATATTTGTGCATGCAGAACTGATGATAGCATAGTCTTTGAATATTGTCTTTTTTAGAATGATGTTAATTTTGTCCTTGCTTTGCATGCTGCAGCAATGGGTCGATCTTGCTCGCTATTCGGGATTGCATGGTAAGAATGGTAAATCATCCTCATATCATACACCGGGTTCTGCTACTGAAGCTATAGTTGGATGCAACAGCTCACAGGATGCGAGTATCAATGAAATCAAGAATCAATAAGGTGATTCTTCCACTTCCATATAATACTAATTTGTATTCTTCCAAAGCTGCTGAGAGCGAACCAAAAGAAATGGATTTCAAATTGTCTGTTCATATCTTTTATAACCTTTCTGCAAATTTGTCAATATAATTCTTTCAAATTTTGGAAATTATAAGGTCAACACACAAGATTCAGTTGCATAGCACGTGGAGAATTGCATATGATGTAAGTTTTATTTAATAACTCCAGGAATACTTATTTCAGTGGAATGAATTGCAAAATCCTTGGGCTGTCTGTCAGACAGATCTCTTCCATGCTATTCAAACTCTGAGGAGGAATTTCAGTCTATTCCACTTGATGTTTTGATTTTGGCATTTTAGTTCCACAAGTGAACTTTAATGAATTCATAGTTTATGTAGTTCTATAGGTGGAGTCTCTAGTTTGGATTTacatttatttcatttatttttttaagttgtgTGAATTTGTAAGCAGAGGCAGAATTGTAAACTCAAGAAGGTATTCTCTTAGTTTAGTTACATTTAAATACATGatcttcaaaatttttaaaaaatttagtgtTTTATTATCTTTTGATTTTTAAATAGTTGTTTATTATGATTTGCATTTAGGATTCCATAGAGTGTTATAAATACCGGTTGTAGGAGTTATTTTCTAACTTGAATAACGGAATATCATCTTGAATTAGCATTCTAAGGCATGTAAACCTTGTAGGATTTATTGTTTCTTACTTCTCTCTGATTCTGCTTCTACAGTACCTTGATTATTGTCTGGCACCTAGTCAGCACCcaacttctttcttttccttgctcTATTAAGCGCTGTGCTCATCTGAACATCCCAAGCTGCACTTCTTGCATGTTTTTCCTATTCTCCTTCCCTTAGTTAAGCTACTTGACAGCTCAAACAAACAATAAATCAGAATATTAAGTTGCCGCTGTGCAATCATTTTCCAATAATGGAAGGCAAAAGTTACTCCGTCCTCAAATTACATCCAGTTCAAAAACCATTCATACTACAAATGCGTAAACTTTTCTTCAGGTACAAACCGTAAAATCAACAAATTTACCAAGCCTTAACCTGCCAAAATCACACTACTGAAAGGATCCTTTATTTTTTTGTATAAATTACTCAAATCATCCTTACAAGAGCCGCGTATTTTAATATGACTGTGATTTGGAAAGATTTGGATCCATGTAGCTATGATTTTGTATGAAACACATGCATATATAATGTTGTAAACAAAGTATAGATGCAAATCTCCTATGGAATTGTATTTGAAAAGGTAATCTAAAAATACATCATTAGCTTGTCTCTACTTGCAAAAATACTAGAGTacaaaacttaatattttaaattcTAAGTTCATTTTTGTTGGCAAGAGTCATCTACATCAAAGGTTGGAGTCATTTATATCCTGCCTCACATTCATCATATCTAGAAGCTTCAGCTTAACCTTTTCAAAGGAAATTTCTAGGTTCTTTAGCTGCATCACAAGTTTTTAGCAAACCTTGAATATTCATATATCAACATATTCATAAAAACTGAAATAATCCATAATCAATATTAAAATCATGGTAGAGTAGGTAATAGTTGTTACCTCTTCTTTGGCAAATCTATTACAAAGGAATAACCCACTAAAAAGATCAAAGCTATCCTTCACAGTGCCCTCTTTCTGCCAAAAGTAAAAAAACAGTTTATTTATTCTTTTTCATCTTGTTATTTTTGCTCCATTTAATTGGTTAGAACACACagtaagggaaaaaaaaaaaaaaaggaacattTAATGAAAGATTAGGTAGTTGAACATACTAATTGAACAAGTGACTCAAAGCCTTTTGTACTTATAGGTGTGGATTTGATCTCCATTTCTGACAAAACCCTGTCAGATAGGAAGAAGCTTAAGTTTGGGTGCTTTGTTTTCcagtgtttcttttttttttttggttggtcAAACAAAAACATTTTACCTGCCTATGGTATGAGTAAGAAATTGACTTCTAGCCGCCATTTTATCATGCTCTTCACAAGACATCTCCAGCATTCTGCATCCCTGGCCAATATATAGACAAACAGCAATATGTACAACAATTTCCAATTTAAAAATGTATAAAGCAATAACTTTTGTACATTAAAATAATGACAATATAGGTGTACAAATTTGGCCTACTGTCCACTAAAATCATTAAACAATACAGAATGAGTATAGGATTAAAATTATGGTTTTTCAAGTTATTAAGTTACATAACAGGTGAAAACCCAATCTAATTATGCATTTGGTCTGTGATCTACGAGTATTAGTTGGCGTAAAATGACATGCAAAGACCTTtctttttttgttaaaaaaaaaggtTCTTCAAAGTAAGAAACAAAAGTTGAAGGTTTAGATAACTTGGCACATCCAGAAAAGGAACTGGAAAGGAATTTTAATGGCTACTTGCTGCTGAAAAGTGCATGGTAATTAGTATTGGTCTGATGTTGTAATTGGCTAAGTTACTATTTGACTTGAGTTGAACAAGTTTCATGTTCATACATTTCATTCTTGTTGATACTAGTGTACAGTGTGCTCATTTGTCTAAGAAAAGGACAAGACAATATGATGACAAGACAATGCATTTCATTTTCTAGGATTCAGCCACTCATATGATGACAAGACAATACATTTAATTTGTGGTAAAGACATACAACTGTGTACAGTGTGCTCATTTGTCTGTTTGAGTTTGGCTAATGTATGTCCTCATGCTTGCGTGCATAAAATGTAATGTTCTATCCTTTTCTTAGACAAAAACAATGACTTTTCTCCTTATCAGTTGTTGTAGATTGCTGTGTCAGCTTTAGGACAAAAGTAAAGTTATCTTGGTGATTACATGATGAAAAAAGAAAATACCTCATTTTCGAAAATTCTCAGAAAACTTGAGCATGTAGCTTCATCCTTCACTCTAACCTTGTCGTAGACAAAGGCTAGATCTTTCCACCCATCTTTCGCACTCTCTGGTCCAAACATAGGGTGAGTACACAGTATATCTGATTCCTCTGGCAGTACCTAAAGGATACATAATTACACATGCCTTTTAATACTCATAGGAATTTTGTTAGCCATGAAGATTACAAAACATTCTCAACTCTATTAGTACTTTCAATAGAAGATCTCTTGGGTACTCTTTCACCGATAAAACGTCGGCAAAGAGGGTTTGCCGTTTTAGACCATGGAGTGGCATTGACTTGAGCACCTCTGGTAGAGATAGGATTGATGTGCAAATCAAGATGACATCGTTGTCTGCTTCAAGAAATGTGATTGCATCCCTAGAAGTGCATAATAAGCAGAATTATAGAGGACAGATATGTATATATAACTGTTGCAGATACAAGCAAATGTAAAGAGACATCTATTTGTGTTTGAATACATGTTTGTAGTACTTTTTACCTGAAGTATGAGATACCCAAGTCTTGACAGAGCTGAGAGTGATCTGAACGAGAAGTTGCCCTCAATGTATGGCCTTGTTTGATCATGGTTTTCGCCAAGAACTGTGCAAAGGGGCCAAAGCCTATTATGCCTAATTTAAGAGTTGAAGATTGGCAAGAAGATGAAGTAgacatggtggtggtggtggtgtttcagagagagagagagagagagagagagagagagagagaataacaTGGGGCTAAGAGCTGTGGGTTAGAGCGCTTTTAATAGGAGCCTTTCTTGACTAGGACCAAAGATATCCATGGACGAATTTGGAGATCCATTTATTGGATTTATTCAGTACTCTTATGTTTTTATCTTTCGGTGTCGGACCTGAAATATGGTTTGCTGGCTGGTGGCTGAGATATTATCAAAGATCTTATGATTTGGAGTAGACATGTGTCGGGTCTGTTCGATTCAAAGAGTTAGGGCTAATTGGCATTAGATCGAAGGGTTTAATTTTATAGGATCTCATTCCTAATTTAGTGTgattttgataaatttaataattaagatattaatatttttaaggaAAAATTTGTTTGATCTAGAATCTGATGGAATCAAATTAATcggttttaatataattttaatttaattcaaaataaatttttatcaatttaaatttaactAATCTTTACTAAACGTGCATTGCATGTatacttatattttaatttatttatatataattttatattaatttattaaatataatataatattattataacatATATATATTCTAATTATCTATTAAATTTAATCTATTATTATATTATCAATTATCATTATTATATTTTACTCCTAATTTTAAAACATTCTTATCATGTTTAAAATATTTTGTATCTTTAAATATGTATcatacaaaaattattttataatattaaattattattctgTAATAATTGTATTTTATAAAATAGAATAATCGATAATCTTattcttattaatttaatttccaaaAGACAATAATAAAAGATGATAGTGAAAATTTTCTTACTCTTTTATAGGTATTCtgaatatttgattgaattcaaaataaaataagagtaaaattaaataaaaaaaaattaaaatcaaacatgaattattaaattcaaattagAATAAGATTTTCTGAACATTTGTTAAATAAGGTTTagaatgaatatttatttaattaaattaatttttaacatttttcatttaaaataatatataagagTTATCaagattttatttaataaaaatttatagttAATTTCTTTTTGTCAATAATTcacttttttaatttataaaaaaagttaactttctttttttatttaataaaattatatttatataatcataattttaCTAAAACTCTAATTTTAATAttacttaatattttttttttagattactCGCCATCTTAtcaattaaaattgtgaaaagagaaattttcttttaaaaaaagacaattttttaaaaataagagataattttcttttaattactcaaattttatttttattttttattatatatttttaaatttaaattataaaatattttggagaGTTAGGAATACTATATATTATTAATAGAATtacttataataataaaatataaattataatataaaatttcaaattaattaagtaaattatataattttatgaaTAATGAATAGAATTATATGtcgttttatttattaatatatgcttttgttatttatatttttgtcacgacccaacctatgggctgaccAAGACTAGGACTGGGCGACCTAAAGCCCaggcgtagtaagccttaactattcatttacccaactctaaggcccatttgggcccaatttcaagaaaacaaacagagcagtccgccataaaatggacttaccaacgggagttttcgactcacccgactgtaaacacaatatatagtcaattgggagctcaccaccctccacatactcatcaacataataataaatgggagctcagctccctcatccaatccatcaaacatgcatatcattatacgtttacaggtccaacatgataataatattacagaccataatcaaataaataattataacacatgcggaaattataggaaaaaaaaaaattacacaaatattgataaacaactgcgaaggagaaaagcagttaaccaaaataaaatcctcctcctTTGAAAAAATATTGAGCGAGGAGTGGCGTTAActtcgagagtaaaatatcaattttaaccataatctctataactatctagtactaatgcaactttgtggagtgaaatgcaagaacaacattttcacatcataacatcaaaaggtaatttggagcactcacgcacctgtagcatcaatcataacatatgggagccgatcccctatctgactctcttaaatccaacacagtgccgtgaagaactcaagcggacttttcgcaataaaccaaatcgaggtcccgaagaactcaagccgtgactacttctcgaaggatcgggtcccaacgaagaactcaagccgtgactacccgtcctatccatagcctacaccacatcacacgcacgccaacgcacgcacactgctccaaattaccacaacaacatcatggcactttaacatttatcaatgcatcataaaacgtgcctagagtttaactacataaatataagcatataagtgatgcatgggcatgtgaacatataataatatcgaaattacaattaaaattaatattttactcacggacttgtgACAATcatggcggtgggcggaggaagaaggcatcgctcactaacaattatattacaatcgactcaatacaaacaaagaaaaagaccaattacatcCTAAGTCGTCAGAAAATCccagtgagtctccctatacctaggacctacccaaccgcaaagggttcaaaacacttctatactcacaatccatatatccacaactcaatcatatcacatagcccctcctaggcccatcaaatcgatcatccatcacaatactcaaaatttcaatttagtccttattattgatcattttgcaaaaactacccaaacaagctctaaaaattataaaactttgcccatgtccttagcaatattactaagctattgcaaaaagaatcgtaattttctaagctaccacgaatattttaccgATTTTTAACCCAATATAATCACTATAAAATAAAGTCAAAACAAGGTTCTGGTTTACCTTTACCGATTCCGACTTGGGACGCACTCGGGCGTCGACAATGggaggtagccaaaacctcggtccaattcggagactttttgatgcagtgcatgcggcgaaatttgcggACACAGTCAAGCCGAATTTCCGTGAATCGAGGATacatacacgaagcccataacacgggggttagtacattaatttttgagaattttctAATCTCTTTAAATGCTCGAAAATAAACTGCGAAGTTCCTTAGGACCCACCAAAAAGCGGTGtcgaaaaattcaaatttatgtcgttgtgaagctctcgacgagtggagcgtctttggtagcctcggttttctcgtgggattcgcggttttaaatctagcccaaaagtcgaaatgggctaaaatcttcccgagcaaaaatcggacaaaccgctcgatggatttggcgttcttggtgtctatggaaagctctcgtagagtagatgattttggacacaagaccggtcaattggtggcggatcggccggatttggccggaagGCTGAATCGGCCAGCCTTGTATGGCGTTGCGCGCGTTTTCGGCCGTTTGGGGCGTGGTGCCGGGAGGGTTAGGCGGCGGCAGCCGTCGGGTGGCAGTGGTGGCCGGTGGgagtggggaggagagagaaaacgcaaGGAAGAGAGAAGGAGGAAGGAACGCgcacgggaggaagaaaaagagaagaagatcggtccgattcgaccggttcgattcggccggttcgattcgaaatacaaaatttttgaatttttactctgcctcgggaccgaaaacgaggtccaaaaattcggaaaaaaatttcagaaaactcagaaaaatacatagactccaaatatatttttagttttgctacgtggtctttaaattaatttttaaaaatcatcaaagtttatattttcaaaaaatcgaacccgatttttaaaatccgaaaaatctcaaaaaaattcctaaaatttaaataaaattaaaatactaaaaatgctcataaatttaatatttttggggtgttacattcttccccccttacagaaaattcgtcctcgaattttacacaaggcagaataaagcacatgattatacattgaacaaataagggtacttgctacgcatgtcccgttctgactcccaggtgcactcttccaccgatcgactcctccacaaaaccttaaccatagggatctgttttgatctcactgtctcacttggtagtccactatggctctgttgctcctcaaatgtcaagttctcttttagctctatcacatccattgcgatacatgagaaggatcgggaatgtatttctgagcatggagatgtgaaacacgggatgagcgtgagagaggttgggtggtagctcaacCGGTGAGCAAGCTGCTCCAATTCTATCGGTAACCTCAAAGGTCCAGatatcgaggtgccaacttgcccttctttccaaatctcatgactccttcattggagaaaccttcagaatacatagtaaGCCTTTGCAAACTCCATCCTCCGTctgggtgcataactcttacatcTCTGAAAAGTTGTCCTCGATCgttcctgattaaaggaactacctcaagtgtcttgcactaggtctacatcatgcaccttcgcttccccatttctgtccaacacagaggagacctacactttcttccatataatgcctcatagggtgccatccctatctttggagtggtaatcttgttgttgtaggcaaactccaccaaagctagttgctcatcccattgacgtcaaaatccaagacactcatgcgaagcatgtcttccgatgtttggattgtcctttcaggtATCCATGCATGCGAGGTGGAAAGCCCTGAAGTTCaagctgtgtgccaagtgcctcctgcaactttctccaaagcaGAAGTGATCGGGGCCCTCTCGGATATTAtgggcggaactccatgcaatcgactatttctcgaatgtagagtcgggcatcTTGTGCCCgcagtatgtagtcttctgagtaagaagtggtgatttggtcaagcggtctacaattacccatatcgaatcatatcctcgcgtggtacgaggcaaccgatccacaaaatccatagtgatcatttcccacttccattgcaggatagggagctcttgcagcttccactGACGGTCTCacagtgttcaaacttcaccttcgacaagtcaagcacttggacacaaagtctgctatgtctctcttcatgccattccaccaatagctatccttcacatcatggtacatcttggtggaacacaggtggacaACTATGcgatgtgtagtgtgcctctcgcatgatttcattcccgaggttgtctacatcgggcacacatatcctagaaccttgtactagggcgccatcattggcaaatccaaactcaccaccttcaccttctttgtaCTCTCTCTATAATCtttatcaattgttggtctctgtttgggaaactctaactctgtccctcaagtccgcctcaccaaaagtgagccaacaatacccctcatccgaaagatctaggattaaaccttgatccatcaactcatgtacctctgaaTCGGTGGTCTCTTCTCTCTTGAAATGTGCGCCAATCGCGGAAGATTTtacgctcaaggcatctgccacaacattagcCTTTCGGTGgtgctggatggtgcaatcatagtctttcgaagctccatccatctcctctgtctcaagttcaagtccctctgtggaagatgtacttcaaactcttatggtcggtgtatatctcgcacacttcaccatacggtagtgtctccagtttttagtgcaaagactacgtagccatttccaaatcatgggtggggtagttcgctcatgcctcttcaccgccttgaagcataagctactacctttccattctgcatcaagacacaccctaggccaactctaggcgtcacaatacacggtgtatccttcatctccacggtagtgtcaacacaggcggtggttagacactccttaagcttcggaaactcacctcacgatcatctgtccaaatgaatggaacattcttcctggtcaacttagttagggagccgctatctggagaaatcttgtacaaaatgcctatagtagccggCTAAACCCGAAAACTTCACACCTCGATCggtattgtaggcctaagccaatcgattctgacttcaattttcttgggatccacttgaatgccgctcactagaaaccacgtgtcccaagaatgagatgctttctagccaaaattcacattttgaaaatttggcatatagtggtgctcctcaacgtctgcaacaccatcctcaagtgccacacgtgttcttcctcggtcagaGTATACGAGAATGTTatctatgaatatgatgacaaagcggtccaaaaatgacttgaacacctgttcatcaagtccatgaag from Hevea brasiliensis isolate MT/VB/25A 57/8 unplaced genomic scaffold, ASM3005281v1 Scaf439, whole genome shotgun sequence carries:
- the LOC110650063 gene encoding arogenate dehydrogenase 1, chloroplastic isoform X3, whose amino-acid sequence is MSTSSSCQSSTLKLGIIGFGPFAQFLAKTMIKQGHTLRATSRSDHSQLCQDLGISYFRDAITFLEADNDVILICTSILSLPEVLKSMPLHGLKRQTLFADVLSVKEYPRDLLLKVLPEESDILCTHPMFGPESAKDGWKDLAFVYDKVRVKDEATCSSFLRIFENEGCRMLEMSCEEHDKMAARSQFLTHTIGRVLSEMEIKSTPISTKGFESLVQLKEGTVKDSFDLFSGLFLCNRFAKEELN
- the LOC110650063 gene encoding arogenate dehydrogenase 1, chloroplastic isoform X2 — protein: MSTSSSCQSSTLKLGIIGFGPFAQFLAKTMIKQGHTLRATSRSDHSQLCQDLGISYFRDAITFLEADNDVILICTSILSLPEVLKSMPLHGLKRQTLFADVLSVKEYPRDLLLKVLPEESDILCTHPMFGPESAKDGWKDLAFVYDKGCRMLEMSCEEHDKMAARSQFLTHTIGRVLSEMEIKSTPISTKGFESLVQLKEGTVKDSFDLFSGLFLCNRFAKEELKNLEISFEKVKLKLLDMMNVRQDINDSNL
- the LOC110650063 gene encoding arogenate dehydrogenase 1, chloroplastic isoform X4, producing MSTSSSCQSSTLKLGIIGFGPFAQFLAKTMIKQGHTLRATSRSDHSQLCQDLGISYFRDAITFLEADNDVILICTSILSLPEVLKSMPLHGLKRQTLFADVLSVKEYPRDLLLKGCRMLEMSCEEHDKMAARSQFLTHTIGRVLSEMEIKSTPISTKGFESLVQLKEGTVKDSFDLFSGLFLCNRFAKEELKNLEISFEKVKLKLLDMMNVRQDINDSNL
- the LOC110650063 gene encoding arogenate dehydrogenase 2, chloroplastic isoform X1 — encoded protein: MSTSSSCQSSTLKLGIIGFGPFAQFLAKTMIKQGHTLRATSRSDHSQLCQDLGISYFRDAITFLEADNDVILICTSILSLPEVLKSMPLHGLKRQTLFADVLSVKEYPRDLLLKVLPEESDILCTHPMFGPESAKDGWKDLAFVYDKVRVKDEATCSSFLRIFENEGCRMLEMSCEEHDKMAARSQFLTHTIGRVLSEMEIKSTPISTKGFESLVQLKEGTVKDSFDLFSGLFLCNRFAKEELKNLEISFEKVKLKLLDMMNVRQDINDSNL